One Thalassotalea hakodatensis DNA segment encodes these proteins:
- a CDS encoding S41 family peptidase, with protein MKSKFIIVLVFISSIACAQSTKKEQWLSDLALYHQALESNHIDLYHQIDKASFESTLNTISKSIDHLSDWEIAVKLMRLTRKIGDGHTAVSITNWETHAFPMSVKKISNQWRVVKVSVDKKELLGARLESIDGTNIEEVERKLSNVVQYVENSHSEVVRIGNYLPISELLYTLKITQSAQKAVFGLVTADNKKLNLTVKALPKSELAQQQYEHLSIQSSAVGKPKNADFDYLWYTNIEGTKATYIRFDNYPSFEEVVGFVEKLIEFTTHNQSQQLVIDLRNNGGGDLYIGLVLANALNLVDSVDWKNGVYVLTSGVTFSAGASNAALFRQLLNAQVVGTPTGSNPTGYQDMGEFVLPNSKLRITYSKRLFRIQEMITEGVQPDRLIKHDWESYSQGEDNVLNEVIESLGHLQKP; from the coding sequence ATGAAAAGTAAATTCATTATTGTTCTAGTGTTTATATCAAGTATTGCTTGCGCACAGAGCACGAAAAAGGAGCAATGGCTGTCAGATTTGGCTCTTTATCATCAAGCATTAGAAAGTAATCATATTGATTTATATCACCAAATCGATAAAGCAAGCTTCGAAAGCACCCTTAATACTATTAGTAAATCAATTGACCATCTGTCGGATTGGGAAATTGCTGTAAAGCTTATGCGCTTGACGCGTAAAATTGGTGATGGACATACTGCTGTTTCTATAACAAATTGGGAAACACATGCATTTCCAATGTCGGTTAAAAAGATCAGCAATCAATGGCGCGTCGTGAAAGTATCAGTAGATAAAAAGGAACTATTGGGTGCAAGATTAGAAAGTATCGATGGAACAAACATTGAAGAGGTAGAGAGAAAGCTTTCGAACGTAGTTCAATATGTTGAAAACTCCCACTCTGAAGTGGTTCGCATAGGAAATTATCTTCCTATTAGTGAGCTACTTTATACCTTAAAAATTACTCAGTCTGCTCAAAAAGCGGTATTTGGGTTGGTAACAGCCGACAATAAAAAGCTTAATTTAACAGTGAAAGCTTTACCTAAAAGCGAATTAGCACAGCAGCAATATGAACACTTAAGTATTCAAAGTTCAGCGGTTGGGAAACCTAAAAATGCTGACTTTGATTATCTGTGGTATACAAACATTGAAGGTACCAAAGCAACTTACATTCGTTTTGACAACTACCCTAGTTTCGAAGAAGTGGTGGGTTTTGTCGAAAAATTGATTGAGTTTACAACGCACAATCAAAGTCAGCAATTAGTCATTGATTTGCGAAACAATGGCGGGGGAGATCTCTATATTGGATTAGTGTTAGCAAATGCCTTAAATCTTGTTGATAGCGTTGATTGGAAAAATGGCGTGTATGTACTTACAAGTGGCGTTACTTTCTCTGCGGGAGCCAGTAACGCGGCACTGTTCCGTCAGTTACTTAATGCGCAAGTGGTAGGTACGCCAACGGGTTCAAATCCAACTGGCTATCAAGACATGGGCGAATTTGTTTTGCCAAATTCAAAGCTGCGTATTACTTATTCAAAACGTTTGTTCCGAATTCAAGAAATGATAACTGAAGGAGTTCAGCCAGACAGGCTGATAAAACATGATTGGGAAAGTTACTCACAAGGCGAAGATAATGTGCTAAATGAAGTGATCGAAAGTCTTGGTCATCTGCAAAAACCATAG
- a CDS encoding serine hydrolase domain-containing protein, with protein MNTFIAFVFGLLFTLSLQASDWRAVHDEIQTLFNETMSNINVHSASWAVYSPSKNIDYSFAAGKFKSGDKVTKASPYYLASIGKTFTATAIAMLYEQGRLNLTDKISKYLPNRIIGGIHLFQGKDYSHEITIAQLLQHTSGLPDYFEGKTTDGSANAMTLLHSNTEKLWTPQEILNIAKQNMKPHFIPGTGYQYSDTGYILLGMVIERVSGMHLHDFFKQHIFMPLNMNHTYMHLRAKPILPTSRMAEIYVDNLEISTFKSLSLDWAGGGLVSNAQDINRFQLALYGSNFLSQSTLKKMQKWIPESKGIYYGFGLRKVHIRERLPSGPDLSMIGHTGSTSSFMFYCPRLDVYLSGTLNQASQVKQSIVAPIKILTYIQRFVENEK; from the coding sequence ATGAACACTTTTATTGCTTTTGTTTTTGGTCTCCTCTTTACGCTCTCTCTTCAAGCAAGTGATTGGAGGGCCGTTCATGATGAAATACAAACGCTTTTTAATGAAACAATGTCAAATATAAACGTACACAGTGCATCATGGGCAGTCTATTCTCCCTCAAAAAATATTGATTATAGCTTTGCTGCAGGAAAATTCAAAAGCGGTGATAAGGTCACTAAAGCTAGCCCATATTATCTCGCAAGTATTGGTAAAACATTTACCGCAACGGCTATCGCCATGCTTTACGAACAAGGCCGTTTAAACCTAACCGATAAAATAAGTAAATATTTACCTAATAGAATTATCGGTGGAATACACCTGTTTCAAGGAAAAGATTATTCTCATGAAATAACCATTGCACAGCTTTTGCAGCATACATCAGGACTTCCCGACTATTTTGAAGGAAAAACTACTGATGGTAGCGCAAATGCGATGACCTTATTGCATTCAAATACAGAAAAACTTTGGACGCCACAAGAGATATTGAATATAGCAAAGCAGAATATGAAGCCACATTTTATACCTGGGACAGGTTATCAATATAGTGATACCGGCTATATTTTATTAGGTATGGTAATAGAACGCGTGAGCGGTATGCATTTGCATGATTTTTTCAAGCAACATATTTTTATGCCCCTTAACATGAATCACACTTACATGCATTTGCGTGCTAAGCCTATTTTACCAACAAGTAGAATGGCTGAAATTTATGTTGATAATCTGGAAATATCGACCTTTAAAAGCTTAAGTTTAGATTGGGCCGGTGGCGGGTTGGTGTCTAACGCTCAAGATATCAATAGGTTTCAATTAGCGCTTTATGGATCAAATTTCCTAAGTCAAAGCACTTTAAAAAAGATGCAAAAATGGATACCAGAAAGCAAAGGCATTTATTATGGTTTTGGCTTACGAAAAGTTCATATAAGAGAGCGGCTTCCTTCAGGGCCAGACTTATCAATGATTGGACACACAGGGAGCACATCTTCGTTCATGTTTTATTGTCCTCGTTTAGATGTTTATCTGTCTGGCACATTAAACCAAGCCAGCCAAGTTAAGCAGTCAATTGTGGCACCGATCAAAATACTAACTTACATACAAAGGTTCGTCGAAAATGAAAAGTAA
- a CDS encoding serine hydrolase domain-containing protein, translated as MTTNNFLKLKLLLPMLSVAILSACGGSGSSSNASTNPQPTPIVQEFDYQKLIGKAINSDVPGIILAIDGPETTFLGAAGLANINTLETMQTYHAMPAGSAGKKATALLTALLHQDNLLDIDNTIDTWLPDSLLSQIEYSEQMTLRQLLNHTSGLYDYLDDRTSDEWFDTGFSDVETLKTDAYALQFALNRPAYFKPGEGFNYSNTGYLLAGLILDEVLGEHHHIAMRNRIIEPLGLNDTFYLGHEKSLGDIISGYVNDDGEIINTKPFYENVGVADAPLATTVTDLSTLLRAIMTDDTIVNDDIRELLLGEESINLVDATSQFYVGLGMFKNISGDFTLYHHGGEEAGYKTSNIYIQEIDTTVTTFFNCNGNAECMEQTDELVQTVLSSLLEE; from the coding sequence ATGACGACTAATAACTTCTTAAAACTTAAATTGCTGTTGCCGATGCTCAGCGTAGCAATACTTTCAGCTTGTGGTGGTTCGGGGTCAAGCTCAAATGCTAGCACTAATCCGCAACCAACTCCTATAGTACAAGAGTTTGACTATCAAAAGCTTATAGGTAAAGCGATCAACAGTGATGTACCGGGTATTATTCTAGCAATTGATGGGCCTGAAACTACGTTTTTAGGTGCGGCTGGATTAGCGAATATAAATACACTAGAAACTATGCAAACTTACCATGCAATGCCAGCTGGAAGCGCGGGTAAAAAAGCGACCGCGCTTTTAACTGCGCTCTTACATCAAGATAACCTATTAGATATTGATAATACCATTGATACTTGGTTACCTGACTCTCTGCTTTCTCAAATTGAATACAGTGAACAAATGACGTTGCGTCAACTGCTAAACCATACATCAGGTTTGTACGATTACCTTGATGATCGCACTTCAGATGAGTGGTTTGATACTGGTTTTTCTGATGTTGAAACCCTTAAAACGGATGCTTATGCATTACAGTTTGCGTTAAATCGGCCAGCTTACTTTAAACCTGGTGAAGGTTTTAACTATTCGAATACAGGTTACTTATTGGCTGGTTTAATTTTAGATGAAGTACTTGGTGAACATCATCATATAGCAATGCGTAATCGTATCATTGAGCCACTAGGGCTTAACGACACTTTCTATCTTGGTCATGAGAAAAGTTTAGGTGACATCATTTCTGGCTATGTAAATGATGACGGTGAAATTATTAATACTAAACCCTTTTATGAAAACGTGGGGGTAGCAGATGCGCCACTTGCAACGACAGTAACAGACTTGTCTACACTTTTAAGAGCAATCATGACTGACGATACTATTGTCAATGACGACATCCGAGAATTATTGCTAGGAGAAGAAAGCATTAACTTAGTGGATGCAACGAGTCAGTTTTATGTTGGTTTAGGTATGTTTAAAAACATATCTGGCGATTTCACCTTATACCACCATGGTGGTGAAGAAGCAGGATATAAAACATCAAATATTTATATTCAAGAAATAGACACGACAGTGACAACCTTCTTTAATTGCAATGGAAATGCTGAATGCATGGAGCAAACCGATGAGTTGGTTCAAACCGTATTAAGTTCTCTACTTGAGGAATAA
- a CDS encoding S41 family peptidase: MKVLKGIMVGTITLMLTACDGSSGSMKVPIKTDTPLNKYQGIWLAPAYGKGLEIKETQLTLFDYTSDFCFVDEVLNGLEEADLIEALSLQNNTEIEQMLGYGAREIYAPGILFSKELSMPIACEQGFMPQVGNEEYSVNYERDLTYFYQTFKELSISIELQQLDWENMYISAQQLLAADPTEFTLIRALVDMIEPLKDGHTGIGEELEVSFPNKPYFTTIFFNEFLELNGIDQIENSTQEQAAIAYIVEQNDLMNDIIVDYAENESDITIGANENLMWFQVDGIGYLQIAGMQGFAGSDDDEQELSILEASLEQALNDLQYTKGLIIDVRRNNGGHDFISLAIASRFTDQQVFAYQKQARHGSARTPIREVHISPRGNFQYLNPVVLLTSASTLSAAEVFTMTMANLPHVNIMGERTQGEFSDVLEKTLPSGLKFGLSNEYYLTTHGEWLEGKGVPVDIEHPAFVRSERSALEDLALEAAFELLSNQ; encoded by the coding sequence ATGAAGGTATTAAAGGGGATAATGGTTGGAACAATCACACTAATGCTTACTGCATGTGATGGCTCTTCAGGTTCCATGAAAGTTCCAATAAAAACTGATACACCACTGAATAAGTATCAAGGGATTTGGCTAGCACCTGCCTATGGTAAAGGCTTGGAAATTAAAGAAACTCAATTGACTTTGTTTGACTATACCAGTGACTTTTGTTTTGTTGACGAAGTGCTAAATGGGTTAGAAGAAGCAGATTTAATAGAAGCATTATCGTTACAGAACAATACTGAAATCGAACAAATGCTTGGTTACGGTGCTCGTGAAATTTACGCTCCAGGGATATTATTTAGTAAAGAGTTATCAATGCCAATAGCATGTGAACAAGGGTTTATGCCACAAGTGGGGAATGAAGAATATAGTGTAAATTATGAGCGAGACTTAACTTATTTCTATCAAACATTTAAAGAGCTATCTATTTCAATAGAACTTCAACAACTAGATTGGGAAAATATGTATATTTCAGCTCAACAACTATTAGCGGCAGATCCTACAGAGTTCACCCTAATTCGAGCCTTAGTTGATATGATCGAACCATTAAAGGATGGCCATACAGGAATTGGAGAGGAACTAGAGGTCAGTTTTCCAAACAAGCCCTATTTTACCACTATATTTTTTAATGAATTCCTTGAGCTTAATGGAATTGATCAAATAGAAAATTCAACTCAAGAGCAAGCTGCAATTGCTTATATTGTCGAACAAAATGACTTGATGAACGATATTATCGTTGATTACGCCGAAAATGAATCAGACATAACCATAGGTGCTAATGAAAATTTAATGTGGTTTCAAGTTGATGGAATAGGTTATTTGCAAATAGCTGGCATGCAAGGTTTCGCAGGTTCTGATGATGACGAGCAAGAGTTATCAATATTAGAGGCTTCACTTGAACAAGCATTAAATGATTTACAATATACCAAAGGGTTAATTATTGATGTTCGCCGTAACAATGGTGGTCATGACTTTATTTCATTAGCTATCGCCAGTCGGTTTACTGATCAGCAAGTATTTGCTTATCAAAAGCAGGCTCGCCATGGTAGTGCAAGAACACCGATAAGAGAAGTTCACATTTCACCCCGAGGCAATTTTCAATACCTAAACCCTGTCGTGTTATTAACGAGTGCCAGCACTCTGAGCGCTGCTGAAGTATTTACAATGACGATGGCAAATCTACCACATGTCAATATCATGGGCGAAAGAACACAAGGTGAGTTTTCTGATGTCTTAGAAAAAACGCTACCATCAGGCCTTAAGTTTGGTCTTTCTAATGAATATTATCTAACAACACATGGCGAGTGGTTAGAAGGAAAAGGCGTTCCCGTAGATATTGAACATCCAGCTTTCGTTCGATCAGAGCGAAGTGCGCTAGAAGACCTAGCTTTAGAAGCGGCGTTCGAACTCCTCTCAAATCAGTAA
- a CDS encoding response regulator transcription factor, which translates to MNNKMTALLIEDNQAIAKQILSFLEGHGWTVDYASTGKLGIDLAVRLKFDVIILDLNLPDIDGLSVCKAIKQEANINPPILMLTARDSFEDKHKGFSLGADDYLTKPFDLRELVLRCDALSRRTQLHEEHIINRGHLSIDSRAHQATWHGQTIKLTKVGFIILKKLVNDYPYPVSRSDIIEQVWGDEPPESNALKSHIYTLRKSFEKVGMGEVLCTISNIGYQLKDLDD; encoded by the coding sequence ATGAATAACAAAATGACCGCTTTGTTAATTGAAGATAATCAAGCTATTGCTAAGCAAATTTTAAGCTTCCTTGAAGGTCATGGATGGACAGTTGATTATGCATCCACAGGCAAACTGGGAATAGATCTCGCTGTAAGGTTAAAATTCGACGTCATAATATTAGATTTAAATCTACCCGATATTGATGGCCTAAGTGTTTGTAAAGCGATAAAACAAGAGGCTAATATAAACCCTCCTATCTTAATGCTGACAGCAAGAGATTCTTTTGAAGACAAACACAAAGGGTTTAGCTTAGGTGCTGATGACTACCTAACCAAACCTTTTGATTTAAGGGAGCTAGTATTGCGATGTGATGCTTTATCTCGCCGCACTCAACTTCATGAAGAGCACATCATCAATCGTGGCCATTTATCAATAGATAGCAGAGCTCACCAAGCAACCTGGCATGGCCAAACAATCAAACTGACAAAAGTTGGTTTTATCATATTGAAAAAGCTTGTTAACGATTATCCTTATCCCGTCAGTCGCTCAGACATTATTGAACAAGTATGGGGGGATGAACCACCGGAAAGCAATGCACTTAAGTCTCACATATACACTCTAAGAAAGTCCTTTGAAAAAGTCGGTATGGGGGAAGTTTTGTGTACTATCAGCAACATTGGATATCAGTTAAAGGATTTAGATGATTAA
- a CDS encoding ATP-binding protein: protein MIKLRKLNSRLLIAFSVLSTVVCLFFIQLSMLLVEQTKENTFHQILVSEAVKIEQAYATSGEIKTIDSSIIKVYQNEEELQAILPDPDTSLITYNGALLNIEPYLILRQELSPLVPIWLVINTNTLDSVTNVADYMMLFLYSIVAGVILLTFLSSWYLAKLLSLPIQRLTEGVIEKKQSTRVELYGCNRSDEIGTLSRSFEKAFNELEQALKREQNFTRDVSHELRTPITLIKNTLTLNKHNPVDHSQAEILQQASQELEQTVEVLLALARQENLTFEPCLILPIIEKTILSIYNCFPKLIFDVNIDLSSKLEVIGNPYLISLLCQNLVNNGFYHGAGGSMVIYSQNNTIVFVNSITKDKARPYYQGLGHGQYLVTRIAEEMNWGINIEQTIDSYKVILTPPIANNRVD, encoded by the coding sequence ATGATTAAATTAAGAAAGCTAAACAGTCGCCTTTTGATTGCATTTTCGGTCCTTTCAACCGTTGTTTGTTTATTCTTTATTCAGCTTTCGATGCTACTTGTTGAGCAAACGAAAGAAAATACTTTTCATCAAATTCTGGTCTCAGAAGCAGTCAAAATCGAGCAAGCATATGCCACTAGCGGTGAAATAAAAACAATTGATAGTTCGATCATTAAGGTTTACCAGAATGAAGAGGAATTACAGGCTATATTGCCGGACCCGGATACATCACTTATAACCTATAACGGTGCGCTACTAAATATTGAACCATATTTAATTTTAAGACAAGAACTATCACCTTTGGTGCCAATTTGGCTAGTCATCAACACAAACACACTTGATAGCGTGACTAATGTTGCTGATTATATGATGTTGTTTTTATACAGTATCGTCGCAGGTGTTATTTTACTCACTTTTCTTAGCTCTTGGTATTTGGCAAAGCTTTTATCTTTGCCTATACAAAGGCTTACCGAAGGTGTTATTGAAAAAAAACAATCTACTCGCGTTGAGCTTTATGGTTGTAACAGAAGTGACGAAATTGGTACTTTATCAAGATCATTTGAAAAAGCATTTAATGAACTAGAGCAAGCACTTAAGCGGGAGCAAAATTTCACACGCGATGTAAGCCATGAATTAAGAACACCTATTACACTGATCAAGAACACTTTGACTCTGAATAAACATAACCCCGTTGACCACTCTCAGGCGGAAATATTGCAACAAGCATCACAGGAGTTGGAACAAACGGTTGAAGTGCTGCTAGCACTTGCCAGACAAGAGAATTTAACATTTGAACCGTGCCTTATTCTACCTATCATAGAGAAGACCATATTATCTATCTATAACTGTTTCCCTAAGCTCATTTTTGATGTAAATATTGATCTCAGCTCAAAATTAGAAGTTATTGGCAACCCTTACTTAATAAGTCTACTTTGCCAAAACTTAGTTAACAACGGCTTTTATCACGGCGCAGGTGGCAGCATGGTCATTTACTCTCAAAATAATACCATCGTTTTTGTAAACAGTATTACTAAAGATAAAGCCCGCCCCTATTATCAAGGGCTAGGCCATGGCCAATACTTAGTAACACGCATTGCTGAAGAAATGAACTGGGGGATTAATATAGAGCAAACCATTGACTCATATAAGGTTATACTCACACCGCCCATAGCAAACAACCGAGTAGATTAA
- a CDS encoding TonB-dependent receptor plug domain-containing protein, with protein MKLSINQLTKSIIITFPVAMFTPLSVMAENIEEIVVLGERSTERIAVANIEVQHSDISESLRLVAGANVNKNGALTGIAQYRGLYGDRISTKVGGQTVIGAGPNAMDTPLSYSPSIITKSIELQRGIASVTSGIETLGGAINTTLKQADFSSTGKLELSTEFRLGYQDNADITSKAALTNIGSENAAFMAYIDNKKADNLSSADDRVISPTGFTKTQSGFSTAIKFADNIIGINYHYNDTHDAGTPSLPMDIAFIYSHRGQLFGKHSLRDGELNWQFGFMDADHKMDNFQQRMNMMPNMYRSNHAESNSISFSIDWKNEALTLGVDGYKSDHNATITNPNNMMFSIKNFNDIEDQRISAFSEYQHQFSNHTVKFGARIKRLSADAGDVSHHMAMMNPTVKELVMTFNQADRIQHDTNTDVTFDWLFPIFNHTQVQLSLAQKQRAPSYQERYLWVPMEATAGLADGNTYLGNINLKSETAKQVNLGLTYQQDKFVIIADTFYTRIDDYIQGIPNMNMPVNMLAQMMMNSDTVLQFANVDAALSGLDGQIMYQFNEQWQLSSTVSYVRGKRKDIDDNLYRVAPLNGHIALQYRANNWHITSRFHAVSAQHKVANINNEQKSSGYSYIDLIGGYQWSNSLTLDFGISNLFDREYQDHLAAYNRVNGSDIPSMSRIPSTARNIWLAATFQF; from the coding sequence ATGAAGTTAAGTATTAACCAACTCACCAAGTCAATTATTATCACCTTTCCTGTCGCAATGTTCACCCCACTGTCAGTAATGGCGGAAAACATTGAAGAAATTGTCGTGCTAGGAGAAAGAAGCACCGAACGAATCGCTGTAGCAAACATAGAAGTTCAGCATAGTGATATTTCAGAAAGTTTACGTTTAGTTGCTGGTGCCAATGTGAACAAAAATGGCGCATTAACAGGCATTGCACAATACCGAGGGCTTTATGGTGATCGTATTTCAACGAAAGTTGGCGGCCAGACAGTTATAGGTGCAGGGCCTAATGCGATGGATACTCCACTTAGCTATAGCCCAAGCATTATAACAAAAAGCATCGAATTACAACGCGGTATTGCTTCGGTAACTTCCGGCATTGAAACTTTAGGCGGCGCGATTAATACCACATTAAAGCAAGCAGATTTCTCTTCAACTGGCAAATTAGAACTCTCGACAGAATTTCGCTTGGGATATCAAGATAATGCCGATATAACAAGCAAAGCGGCGTTAACAAATATTGGCTCAGAAAACGCAGCATTTATGGCCTACATTGATAACAAAAAAGCAGATAACTTATCATCTGCAGACGATAGGGTTATTTCCCCCACTGGCTTTACTAAAACTCAATCTGGCTTTTCAACGGCGATTAAATTTGCGGACAATATTATTGGTATCAATTATCACTACAATGATACACACGATGCTGGTACCCCCTCTTTGCCGATGGATATTGCTTTTATTTATAGTCATCGTGGACAATTATTTGGTAAACACTCACTGAGGGACGGAGAGTTAAATTGGCAGTTTGGCTTTATGGATGCTGATCATAAGATGGATAACTTTCAGCAACGTATGAACATGATGCCGAATATGTATCGTAGTAATCACGCAGAATCTAACTCCATTTCCTTTTCAATTGATTGGAAAAATGAAGCGCTAACACTAGGTGTTGATGGTTATAAATCAGATCATAACGCTACTATTACTAATCCAAATAACATGATGTTCTCTATCAAAAATTTTAACGATATTGAAGATCAAAGAATTAGCGCTTTTAGTGAATATCAGCATCAATTTTCCAACCATACCGTTAAATTTGGTGCACGTATTAAACGTCTATCTGCTGATGCTGGTGACGTAAGCCACCACATGGCGATGATGAACCCAACAGTAAAAGAGTTGGTGATGACGTTTAACCAAGCAGATCGTATTCAACATGACACCAATACGGATGTGACATTCGATTGGTTGTTCCCAATATTTAATCACACACAAGTACAATTATCACTCGCACAAAAACAGCGAGCACCAAGTTACCAAGAGCGCTATCTATGGGTACCAATGGAAGCAACAGCTGGGCTTGCAGATGGTAATACCTATTTGGGCAACATAAACCTTAAAAGCGAAACAGCAAAGCAGGTAAATTTAGGACTCACTTACCAACAAGATAAATTCGTTATTATTGCAGATACGTTTTACACCCGTATAGATGATTATATTCAAGGCATACCGAACATGAACATGCCTGTAAATATGCTCGCTCAAATGATGATGAACAGCGATACCGTTTTACAATTTGCTAATGTTGATGCAGCTCTTTCTGGTCTCGATGGCCAGATTATGTATCAATTTAATGAACAATGGCAATTGTCGTCAACCGTGAGCTATGTACGAGGAAAAAGAAAAGATATTGATGATAATTTATATCGTGTAGCGCCATTAAACGGCCATATTGCATTACAGTATCGTGCTAACAATTGGCACATTACTTCCCGCTTTCATGCCGTTTCAGCTCAACATAAAGTAGCTAACATTAATAATGAGCAAAAATCGTCAGGCTATAGCTATATAGACTTAATTGGTGGCTATCAATGGTCAAACAGCCTGACACTTGATTTCGGAATTTCAAATCTATTCGATCGTGAATATCAAGATCATTTAGCTGCTTATAATCGTGTAAACGGTAGTGATATTCCATCAATGTCTCGTATACCTAGTACCGCTCGTAATATCTGGCTTGCTGCAACATTTCAATTTTAA
- a CDS encoding response regulator transcription factor, translated as MKVLLIEDDCAYASVLARRLSKHQLHVEHCETNTDALLMVRKFLPDVILLDMYLAGDSGLPLISPIKHLLPNSRIILLTGYASIATAVEAIKLGADDYLAKPIDTNTLLKTLKVSNNITADEQILIPDKLSAEQAEWEYIQQVLKANEGNISAAARHLSMHRRTLQRKLKKRPSFHQKS; from the coding sequence ATGAAAGTATTATTAATTGAAGATGATTGCGCTTACGCATCTGTATTAGCAAGAAGGCTAAGTAAGCACCAACTACATGTTGAACACTGTGAAACTAATACGGATGCATTGCTGATGGTGAGAAAATTTTTACCTGATGTGATTTTGTTAGATATGTATTTAGCCGGAGATAGCGGCTTACCTTTAATATCACCGATAAAGCATTTATTACCCAATAGTCGCATTATATTACTCACCGGCTATGCGAGTATAGCTACGGCAGTAGAGGCCATAAAGTTAGGGGCTGATGATTATCTCGCAAAACCAATAGATACTAATACGTTATTAAAAACGCTGAAAGTTTCCAACAACATAACCGCCGATGAACAAATTCTAATACCTGATAAACTCAGTGCAGAACAAGCCGAGTGGGAGTATATTCAGCAAGTTTTAAAGGCGAATGAAGGCAATATTTCTGCAGCAGCTCGGCACTTATCAATGCATCGACGTACACTGCAAAGAAAGCTAAAAAAACGCCCTAGTTTTCATCAGAAAAGCTAG
- a CDS encoding sensor histidine kinase, which produces MTLRGLSIILQVFLLLFVNLVLNYQLPWLPMFIIIALELAFNVASFSITRNGASSKKNHVLIQLLADVFFLGCLLYFSGGATNAFVSLLLVPIAIAAITLSFWRGLIIASCAIVIYSVLLWTMPMHVMHGNMAGHFIGMWINFLFSALVLSLIVGYLARAITRRETTIAKFREQQLKKERIIALGVASAQVTHNLATPLATLQLLSEELAEQPQVPNDLLNDIEQQVNRCAESLRAFRVTTEQIKTNEKQSIRCASIHQQIKYHCQLTYPEVSFKFIDKTLDARIVIDGSFIPAVVNVIDNAVHASQESQNKTIEIEAYLQDQQWCLSIKDFGKGFVIEQLHELGDFPQLSEHGFGVSIMLSNASLERLQGKLWLDNHQTGGAVVIITMPTKVD; this is translated from the coding sequence ATGACGCTACGCGGCTTGTCGATAATACTGCAAGTATTCTTATTATTATTTGTGAATTTGGTTCTAAATTATCAACTTCCTTGGTTACCTATGTTTATTATTATCGCACTTGAACTTGCGTTTAATGTTGCGAGCTTTTCGATAACCCGAAATGGGGCGAGTTCTAAAAAAAATCATGTGTTAATACAGTTGCTCGCTGATGTGTTTTTTCTCGGTTGCTTACTTTACTTCAGTGGCGGTGCGACCAATGCGTTTGTTTCTTTATTACTGGTTCCTATTGCGATTGCAGCGATTACGTTGTCATTCTGGCGTGGATTAATTATTGCTAGCTGTGCGATTGTTATTTACTCCGTATTGCTTTGGACCATGCCAATGCATGTAATGCATGGCAATATGGCTGGACACTTTATTGGCATGTGGATCAATTTTCTTTTTTCAGCATTAGTGTTGTCGCTCATCGTGGGCTATTTAGCGCGTGCGATTACGCGTCGAGAAACAACGATTGCAAAGTTTCGAGAGCAACAACTGAAAAAAGAACGCATTATTGCGTTAGGTGTTGCTTCTGCACAAGTGACTCATAATTTAGCAACGCCATTAGCAACCTTACAGCTACTATCTGAAGAGCTTGCTGAACAACCACAAGTTCCTAATGATTTACTTAATGATATTGAACAGCAAGTTAACCGTTGTGCAGAGAGCCTGCGAGCATTTAGAGTGACTACTGAACAAATTAAAACCAATGAAAAACAATCTATTCGTTGTGCTAGTATTCATCAACAAATTAAATATCATTGCCAATTAACTTACCCTGAGGTGAGCTTCAAATTTATCGATAAAACGCTTGATGCTCGCATTGTTATTGATGGTTCATTCATTCCTGCTGTGGTTAATGTGATTGATAATGCCGTACATGCCAGCCAAGAAAGTCAAAATAAAACGATAGAAATTGAAGCGTATTTACAAGATCAACAATGGTGTTTATCGATTAAAGATTTCGGAAAAGGCTTTGTTATAGAGCAATTGCATGAGTTGGGCGACTTCCCACAACTAAGCGAACACGGTTTTGGTGTGTCGATTATGCTTAGCAATGCGAGCCTTGAAAGATTGCAAGGAAAGCTCTGGCTTGATAATCATCAAACTGGCGGTGCTGTTGTAATTATAACCATGCCAACAAAAGTTGATTGA